The genomic DNA CTCAGCTTTGAATACGGAAGTCAGTCAACTTAAAGAGAAGATCTCCGCAAACTCTCTGACTTACGATCAGGCGGGTACTCTTCTGCATAACATGGAGAAGGATGAGCAATATGGCTCGCTGTTAAAGGGACTGCACCTGTCACATCCGATTGTCTATGGCAACCTGTTTGCCTCGACATACTTTTTAATTACAGGATTCCATGCCATCCACGTGATTGTTGGAATGATCTTGTTTGGTACCGCACTCGCACAAGGAAGTAAACTTAACGAACGTTGGTCAAACTGGGTTGAGAACAGTGGCCTGTACTGGCACTTTGTCGACTTAGTCTGGATTTTCGTGTTTCCGTTGCTATATATCATTCCCGGCAACATCTAGAACCAGTCCGAAAACCTCTGGAACAGCTGATTTCTCAACGTTTGAGAGAGCAACTTCAAGTTTCAGGATCAGTTTTAGAACATTTCGAATGTTGGTCGTGTCCGTGATCATCTCATTCATGACTTCACAGGCCGTTCAGCACGAAGCAGAACGAAAAGACCAACATTTGATTTTCGCTACCGTTGACATTCCTTCAGACTGAACGCTGCCGTATTTTCATCGATCTTCGGATCGATTCAACCTGAATCACGTTTCGCTGAACGCTTCGACGTTCCAGCAATTAGAATAAGGCCCAATCATGGACCAGTCACACGCTCAATCACAACATCACGTGAATTACTTTTTGGTTTTCATGGGTCTGTGTGTTTGCACTGCGTTGTCTGTGATATTTGATGTTGTTGAGATGTCACCAACCTTGGTTGTGATTGCCGTGCTCGCAGTCGCGGTCGCTAAAGCAACATTCGTGTTGAAATACTTCATGCACTTGAAGTTTGAAGGTCGATGGAAGTTCGTCATCCTGATGCCGACAGTGATCTTGTCAATCGGACTGATGATTGGACTCGCACCTGACGTAGCGATGCACTACTACGATTACAACGCCATGCAGACACGCCTCACTGCGCATCACAATGAAGAAGGCTACGGAGAAGGACAAAACGACCACAGTGG from Thalassoglobus polymorphus includes the following:
- a CDS encoding cytochrome C oxidase subunit IV family protein is translated as MDQSHAQSQHHVNYFLVFMGLCVCTALSVIFDVVEMSPTLVVIAVLAVAVAKATFVLKYFMHLKFEGRWKFVILMPTVILSIGLMIGLAPDVAMHYYDYNAMQTRLTAHHNEEGYGEGQNDHSGETATEAEANQKANAQPAGH